A genomic stretch from Numida meleagris isolate 19003 breed g44 Domestic line chromosome 2, NumMel1.0, whole genome shotgun sequence includes:
- the LOC110393004 gene encoding tubulin beta-4B chain-like, translated as MREIVHIQAGQCGNQIGAKFWEVISDEHGIDPTGSYHGDSDLQLERINVYYNEATGNKYVPRAILVDLEPGTMDSVRSGPFGQIFRAARRAGGDGAGIAFLHWYTGEGMDEMEFTEAESNMNDLVSEYQQYQDATADEQGEFEEEGEEDEA; from the exons ATGCGTGAGATCGTGCACATTCAGGCCGGGCAGTGTGGCAACCAGATCGGCGCCAAG TTCTGGGAGGTCATCAGTGATGAGCACGGTATCGATCCTACCGGCAGCTACCATGGGGACAGTGACCTGCAGCTGGAGAGGATCAACGTGTACTACAATGAAGCCACAG GTAACAAGTACGTTCCCCGTGCCATCCTGGTTGACCTGGAGCCCGGCACAATGGACTCGGTGCGCTCCGGCCCCTTCGGACAGATCTTCCGNGCAGCGCGGAGAGCGGGAGGTGACGGAGCGGGGATT GCCTTCTTGCACTGGTACACGGGCGAGGGCATGGATGAGATGGAGTTCACGGAGGCGGAGAGCAACATGAACGACCTGGTCTCAGAGTACCAGCAATACCAGGATGCCACTGCTGATGAGCAGGGTGAAtttgaagaggaaggagaggaagatgaGGCTTAA
- the LOC110393950 gene encoding tubulin beta-4B chain, which produces MREIVHIQAGQCGNQIGAKFWEVISDEHGIDPTGSYHGDSDLQLERINVYYNEAAGNKYVPRAILVDLEPGTMDSVRSGPFGQIF; this is translated from the exons ATGCGTGAGATCGTGCACATCCAGGCCGGGCAGTGCGGCAACCAGATCGGCGCCAAG ttctgGGAGGTCATCAGTGATGAGCATGGGATTGACCCCACCGGCAGCTACCATGGGGACAGTGACCTGCAGCTGGAGAGGATCAACGTGTACTACAATGAAGCTGCCG GTAACAAGTACGTTCCCCGTGCCATCCTGGTTGACCTGGAGCCCGGCACAATGGACTCGGTGCGCTCCGGCCCCTTCGGACAGATCTTC